CCCCAAGCTCAAGGTCGACTGGTTCGAGAACATCTTCCGCAAGATCAAGGAGGCGTTCCCCACGGTCAACCTCCACGCCCTCAGCCCGGCCGAGATCAATTACGTCGCCCACATCAGCAAGCTCAGCGTCACCGAGACGCTCGAACGGCTGCGCGCGGCGGGGCACGAGAGCATCCCGGGTGCAGGCGGGGAGATCCTCGTCGACCGCGTCCGTGAGATCATCGCGCCCTACAAGGACAAGACCGACGAGTGGCTCGAGTGCATGCGGTCGGCGGCCGCGCTCGGCATGCGGTCCAGCGCGTCGATGATGTTCGGCCACGTGGAGACGACCGACGACCGCGTGGAGCACTTGCAGCGCATCCGCGACCTGCAGGACGAGTGCAGCCCGTTCCGCGCGTTCGTGACCTGGAACTTCCAGCCCGAAGAGACCAACTTGCCCGTGAAGCGCAAGGCCTCGGCGTTCGACTACCTGCGCACGCTCGCCGTCTCGCGCATTTACCTCGACAACTTCGACCACGTGCAGCTCTCGATCCTCACCCAGGGGCCGAAGATCG
This genomic interval from Armatimonadota bacterium contains the following:
- the mqnC gene encoding dehypoxanthine futalosine cyclase yields the protein MPVLERPDAKTIDAIADKVFADARITADDAKALFAHPDLNDLAAMANFRRERRTDPKVVTYVVGRILNYTNVCWMRCKFCAFYRVPGDDEGYTHSEDEILEKVRDTVEKGGTEILFQGGLNPKLKVDWFENIFRKIKEAFPTVNLHALSPAEINYVAHISKLSVTETLERLRAAGHESIPGAGGEILVDRVREIIAPYKDKTDEWLECMRSAAALGMRSSASMMFGHVETTDDRVEHLQRIRDLQDECSPFRAFVTWNFQPEETNLPVKRKASAFDYLRTLAVSRIYLDNFDHVQLSILTQGPKIAQVALGYGADDFGSTMIEENVVSARGNKFILNAAEFERLIEDAGYTPRVRNTRYELLPA